The Sphingopyxis fribergensis DNA segment TCGACCTTCACCGCGGTGAAGCCCGCGTCGCGGATCATCTGCGCGAATTTGGGCATGGGCGGGAAGCGGCGGATCGATTCGATCAGGTAGCGATAGCTGTCCTCGTCATCGGCGATCAGCTTGCCGAGCTTGGGGACGAGGTGGTGCGAATAGGCGTCATAAGCCTGCGCGAAACCCGGCCATTCGTTGGTCGAAAATTCGAGGCAGAAAAAGCGCCCGCCATAACGCAGCACGCGATGTGCTTCGGCCAGCGCCGCCGGGATGTCGGTGACGTTGCGGATGCCGAAGGCGATCGTATAGGCGTCGAAAAACTGGTCGGGGAAGGAGAGCTTCTCGGCATTTTGTTCGGACCAGACGAGGCTGTCGATGCCGCGCTCGGCCGCGCGCTCGACGCCGACGCCGAGCATGTCGGGATTGATGTCGGCGACGGTGATGCTCGCGCCGAACCGCTCCATGCGAAAGGCGATGTCGCCGGTGCCGCCCGCCATGTCGAGGATCGTCTCGCCCTCGCGCGGCTTCACGCGGCGGACGAAGCGGTCTTTCCACAGACGGTGCATGCCGCCCGACATCGCGTCGTTCATGATGTCGTACTTGCGCGCGACGCGGCTGAACACTTCGCCGACCATCGCGGTCTTGTCGCCCGCGGGGACCTGTTCATAACCGAAGCTGACGGTATCGGGGGTGGCCATGGATTGCGCGCCTTTGCGGGGGAGAGGTAAAGTCGAACGGCCTTTAGCGGGGCCTTGCCGCCCGCGCAAATGGCGCGTAGCCCGATGCGCGATATGCCAGAGTTGCCCGAAGTCGAAACCACCGTGCGCGGCCTTGCGCCTTTCCTCGAAGGCCAGCGGCTGACCGCCGTCACCACCTTTCGCCCCGACCTGCGCCGGCCCTTTCCCGCCGACCTCGCGCAGCGCCTCACCGGCGCAACGGTCACCACCCTGTCGCGCCGTGCCAAATATGGCGTCATCTCGACCGACCGCGACGATCATATGATCTTCCACCTCGGCATGTCGGGGCGCTGGCGCACCGAGGGCGGCGAGGCGGGCAAGCACGATCATCTGCTGCTCGAAACGGCAGGGCACCGATTGTTCCTTCACGATCCGCGCCGTTTCGGGTCGGTCGATCTGGTGAGCGGCGACCCGCTGACGCTGTTTCCGGCGTTCGTGACGCTCGGACCCGAACCCTTGTCCGACGCTTTCGATGCCGCCTATCTCGCCAAGGCGCTGGCGGGGCGGCGCGCGCCGATCAAGGCGATGCTGCTCGACCAGACCATCGTCGCGGGACTCGGCAATATCTATGTCTGCGAAGCGCTCAACATGGCGCGGATCGCGCCGACGAAGCCCGCCGCCGATGTGCCCAAAACGAAGCTCGCGGTGCTGGTGCCCGCGATCAAGAAGGTGCTGACCGCCGCGATCGCCGCGGGCGGGTCGACGCTGCGCGATTTCCTTAGCCCCGAGGGCGACCTTGGCTATTTCGCGA contains these protein-coding regions:
- a CDS encoding class I SAM-dependent methyltransferase; translated protein: MATPDTVSFGYEQVPAGDKTAMVGEVFSRVARKYDIMNDAMSGGMHRLWKDRFVRRVKPREGETILDMAGGTGDIAFRMERFGASITVADINPDMLGVGVERAAERGIDSLVWSEQNAEKLSFPDQFFDAYTIAFGIRNVTDIPAALAEAHRVLRYGGRFFCLEFSTNEWPGFAQAYDAYSHHLVPKLGKLIADDEDSYRYLIESIRRFPPMPKFAQMIRDAGFTAVKVEPILGGLVAIHSGWKA
- the mutM gene encoding bifunctional DNA-formamidopyrimidine glycosylase/DNA-(apurinic or apyrimidinic site) lyase; this encodes MPELPEVETTVRGLAPFLEGQRLTAVTTFRPDLRRPFPADLAQRLTGATVTTLSRRAKYGVISTDRDDHMIFHLGMSGRWRTEGGEAGKHDHLLLETAGHRLFLHDPRRFGSVDLVSGDPLTLFPAFVTLGPEPLSDAFDAAYLAKALAGRRAPIKAMLLDQTIVAGLGNIYVCEALNMARIAPTKPAADVPKTKLAVLVPAIKKVLTAAIAAGGSTLRDFLSPEGDLGYFAKDWRVYGREGEACECGGTIARIVQSGRSTFYCPKCQR